One window of Bactrocera tryoni isolate S06 chromosome 2, CSIRO_BtryS06_freeze2, whole genome shotgun sequence genomic DNA carries:
- the LOC120768445 gene encoding dual oxidase — translation MSVKRLAPAWGHQRQSGRLQYFNVANSIVFSNRIWLTLAIIFIICLDVHCQDKMYSLTEKQRYDGWYNNLAHPDWGSVDSHLVRKAPPSYSDGVYAMAGSNRPSTRRLSRLFMGGRDGLASKHNRTAFLAFFGQVVANEIVMASESGCPIEMHRIEIEKCDAMYDRECRGDRYIPFHRAAYDRDTGQSPNAPREQINQMTAWIDGSFIYSTSEAWLNAMRSFHNGTLLTEKGGKMPIKNTMRVPLFNNPAPNVMKMLSPERLFLLGDPRTNQNPAVLSFAILFLRWHNTLAQRIKRAHSDWSDEDIFQRARHMVIASLQNVIMYEYLPAFLGSEVKPYEGYKQEIHPGVGHIFQAAAFRFGHTMIPPGIYRRDAKCNYKKTPMGYPAIRLCSTWWDSSDFFTDTTVEEVLLGMSSQIAEREDPVLCTDVRDKLFGPMEFTRRDLGALNIMRGRDNGLPDYNTAREAFGLQRRNDWKEINPELFEKNPELLRMLITAYDDRLDNVDVYVGGMLESYGQPGEFFTVVIKEQFERLRDADRFWFENDRNGIFTREEIEELRQITMWDIIVNSTDINDSDIQRDVFMWHEGDPCPQPMQLNASELEPCQYLEGYDYFSGSELMFIYACVFLGFVPILCAGAGYCVVKLQNSKRRKLKIRQEALRSAQNKGSVDKMLAREWLHANHKRLVTVKFGPEAAIYTVDRKGEKLRSFNLKNVEVITVEESSTNHIKKKPYILLRVPNDHDLVLELESYGARRKFVKKLEDFLFLHKKEMTLVEVNREIMLARAETRERRQKRLEYFFREAYALTFGLRPGERRRRSDASTDGEVMTVMRTSLSKAEFAAALGMKPNDMFVRKMFNIVDKDQDGRISFQEFLETVVLFSRGKTDDKLRIIFDMCDNDRNGVIDKGELSEMMRSLVEMARTTSLGDDQVTELIDGMFQDVGLEHKNHLTYQDFKLMMKEYKGDFVAIGLDCKGAKQNFLDTSTNVARMTSFNIEPMQEKPRHWMQEKWDSYITFLEENRQNIFYLFLFYVITIVLFVERFIHYSFMAEHTDLRHIMGVGIAVTRGSAASLSFCYSLLLLTMSRNLITKLKEFPIQQYIPLDAHIQFHKIAACTALFFSVLHTIGHIVNFYHVSTQSHENLRCLTREVHFASDYKPDITFWLFQTVTGTTGILLFIVMCIIFVFAHPTVRKKAYKFFWNTHQLYVGMYLLSLIHGLARITGPPRFWMFFLGPGIIYTLDKIVSLRTKYMALDVIETDLLPSDVIKIKFYRPPNLKYLSGQWVRLSCTAFRPHEMHSFTLTSAPHENFLSCHIKAQGPWTWKLRNYFDPCNYNPEDQPKIRIEGPFGGGNQDWYKFEVAVMVGGGIGVTPYASMLNDLVFGTSTNRYSGVACKKVYFLWICPSHKHFEWFIDVLRDVEKKDVTNVLEIHIFITQFFHKFDLRTTMLYICENHFQRLSKTSIFTGLKAVNHFGRPDMSSFLKFVQKKHSYVSKIGVFSCGPRPLTKSIMSACDEVNKTRKLPYFIHHFENFG, via the exons ATAAAATGTACAGTTTAACAGAGAAGCAGCGCTACGATGGCTGGTACAATAATCTAGCGCATCCAGACTGGGGATCAGTTG ATAGTCACTTGGTGCGAAAAGCACCGCCGTCATATTCCGACGGAGTTTACGCCATGGCTGGCTCAAATCGTCCGTCTACTCGTCGACTAAGTCGTTTATTCATGGGCGGCCGTGATGGCTTGGCATCCAAGCATAATCGCACCGCGTTCTTAGCCTTCTTCGGGCAAGTAGTGGCGAATGAAATAGTGATGGCTTCAGAGTCGGGTTGTCCCATCGAGATGCATCGCATTGAGATTGAAAAATGCGATGCAATGTACGATCGTGAGTGTCGTGGAGATCGTTATATACCATTCCATCGTGCTGCATACGATCGCGATACTGGGCAGAGTCCGAATGCGCCGCGTGAACAG ATAAATCAAATGACTGCTTGGATTGATGGCAGTTTCATTTACAGTACCTCAGAGGCGTGGCTCAACGCAATGCGGTCGTTCCACAATGGCACACTGCTCACGGAGAAGGGTGGCAAAATGCCCATTAAAAATACAATGCGAGTACCGCTCTTCAACAACCCAGCGCCGAATGTGATGAAGATGCTTAGCCCAGAACGTCTATTTT TGCTTGGTGACCCGCGTACAAATCAAAATCCCGCTGTGCTCTCATTTGCCATACTCTTTTTGCGTTGGCATAATACTCTCGCGCAACGCATCAAGCGCGCTCATTCCGACTGGAGTGATGAGGATATCTTTCAACGTGCGCGTCACATGGTCATCGCTAGTTTACAAAATGTTATTATGTATGAGTATCTGCCAGCCTTTTTGGGTTCCGAAGTAAAACCCTACGAGGGATATAAGCAGGAAATACATCCCGGTGTTGGACACATCTTTCAAGCAGCTGCATTCCGCTTCGGTCATACAATGATACCACCTGGTATCTATCGCCGTGACGCCAAGTGTAATTACAAAAAGACACCTATGGGCTATCCCGCGATACGATTGTGCTCTACTTGGTGGGACTCAAGC GATTTCTTCACGGACACCACAGTCGAGGAGGTGCTACTGGGTATGTCTTCGCAGATTGCAGAACGTGAAGATCCCGTATTGTGTACAGACGTCCGTGATAAACTTTTCGGTCCGATGGAATTCACTCGACGTGATTTGGGTGCTTTGAATATTATGCGTGGTCGTGATAATGGTTTGCCTGATTACAATACAGCGCGTGAGGCTTTTGGTTTACAGCGTCGTAATGATTGGAAGGAAATCAATCCGGAGCTGTTTGAGAAAAATCCCGAATTGTTAAG aatGCTGATTACTGCCTACGATGATCGTCTGGACAATGTGGATGTTTACGTTGGTGGTATGTTGGAATCATACGGTCAACCTGGCGAGTTTTTCACAGTCGTAATAAAGGAACAATTCGAGCGTTTGCGTGACGCTGATCGTTTTTGGTTTGAAAATGATCGGAATGGTATTTTTACGCGCGAAGAAATCGAAGAATTGCGACAGATAACCATGTGGGATATTATTGTAAACAGCACAGACATAAATGACTCCGATATACAACGCGATGTGTTTATGTGGCACGAAGGTGACCCTTGTCCACAGCCCATGCAACTGAACGCCTCCGAGCTGGAGCCCTGTCAATATCTCGAAGGATACGATTACTTTTCTGGTTCTGAGTTAATGTTCATTTATGCTTGCGTATTTCTCGGATTTGTGCCCATACTATGCGCTGGCGCTGGATACTGTGTGGTGAAATTGCAAAATAGCAAACGACGTAAGTTGAAAATACGCCAAGAAGCCTTGCGTTCGGCACAAAATAAGGGTTCGGTGGACAAGATGTTGGCGCGTGAATGGCTGCATGCGAATCACAAACGTTTGGTGACGGTAAAGTTCGGTCCGGAGGCTGCCATTTACACAGTGGATAGGAAGGGTGAGAAATTGCgtagttttaatttgaaaaatgtggAAGTAATCACAGTGGAGGAATCATCGACAAATCATATTAAGAAGAAGCCATACATATTGCTGCGTGTACCGAACGATCATGATTTGGTACTAGAGTTAGAATCTTATGGTGCGCGACGTAAGTTCGTTAAGAAGTTGGAAGACTTTctctttttgcataaaaaagaaATGACGCTGGTGGAAGTGAATCGTGAGATTATGTTGGCGCGTGCTGAAACTCGTGAGAGACGACAGAAGCGCCTGGAGTATTTCTTCCGTGAAGCATATGCGCTAACATTTGGCTTACGGCCTGGAGAGCGCCGACGTCGCTCCGACGCCTCCACCGATGGCGAAGTAATGACGGTTATGCGTACTAGTCTCTCAAAAGCGGAGTTTGCGGCGGCATTAGGAATGAAGCCGAACGATATGTTTGTGCGTAAAATGTTCAATATTGTCGATAAGGATCAAGATGGACGAATAAGCTTTCAGGAGTTTCTTGAGACTGTGGTGCTCTTCTCGCGTGGCAAGACCGACGATAAGTTGCGTATTATCTTCGATATGTGCGACAATGATCGGAACGGTGTCATCGATAAAGGTGAATTGAGTGAAATGATGCGCTCGCTAGTGGAGATGGCGCGCACCACCAGTTTGGGTGATGATCAGGTGACCGAGCTGATAGATGGCATGTTCCAAGATGTTGGACTGGaacataaaaatcatttaacCTATCAGGACTTCAAATTAATGATGAAAGAATATAAGGGTGACTTTGTAGCTATCGGTTTGGATTGCAAAGGTGCTAAGCAGAATTTCCTCGACACTTCAACTAATGTGGCGCGTATGACCTCATTCAATATCGAGCCAATGCAGGAAAAGCCACGACATTGGATGCAAGAGAAATGGGACAGCTATATAACGTTCTTAGAAGAGAACCGccagaacatattttatttgtttctcttCTACGTCATCACGATCGTGCTGTTTGTAGAGCGCTTCATAC ACTACTCATTCATGGCCGAGCATACGGATCTGCGGCACATTATGGGTGTCGGCATTGCCGTAACACGTGGCTCAGCAGCTTCGCTGTCCTTCTGCTACTCGTTATTACTACTCACAATGTCCAG aaacCTTATCACCAAACTGAAGGAGTTCCCCATACAACAGTATATTCCACTTGATGCACACATACAATTTCACAAAATCGCTGCTTGTACCGCGCTCTTCTTCTCGGTGCTGCATACCATCGGTCATATTGTTAATTTCTATCATGTCTCTACGCAATCTCACGAGAATTTACGTTGTCTTACACGGGAAGTGCACTTTGCCTCCGACTATAAGCCGGATATTACATTTTGGCTTTTCCAAACAGTTACCG GCACTACTGGCATACTGCTCTTTATTGTTATGTGCATAATATTCGTTTTTGCGCACCCGACCGTACGCAAGAAGGCATACAAGTTCTTCTGGAATACGCATCAACTTTACGTGGGGATGTATTTATTGTCCCTGATACACGGTTTGGCGCGCATCACTGGACCACCACGTTTTTGGATGTTCTTCCTAGGTCCAGGCATTATATACACGCTCGATAAAATCGTCTCGCTGCGCACCAAATACATGGCGCTGGATGTTATCGAAACGGATCTGCTGCCTTCCGAtgttatcaaaatcaagttctatCGACCACCTAATCTAAAATACCTGTCCGGACAGTGGGTGCGCTTGTCGTGTACTGCTTTTCGACCACACGAAATGCACAGCTTCACGTTAACTTCAGCGCCGCATGAGAATTTCCTCAGTTGTCACATAAAAGCACAAGGTCCATGGACGTGGAAACTGCGCAATTACTTTGACCCGTGTAACTACAATCCAGAAGATCAGCCTAAAATACGCATTGAAGGTCCGTTCGGCGGTGGCAACCAGGACTGGTACAAGTTCGAGGTAGCGGTAATGGTGGGTGGTGGCATAGGTGTTACACCCTATGCCTCGATGCTCAATGATTTGGTGTTCGGTACAAGCACGAACCGGTACTCAGGTGTGGCATGCAAGAAGGTATATTTCCTTTGGATTTGTCCCTCGCACAAACATTTCGAATGGTTCATCGATGTGCTGCGCGATGTGGAGAAGAAGGATGTCACAAATGTGTTGGAAATACACATTTTCATTacacaatttttccacaaattcgATTTGAGAACCACCATGCTG TACATTTGTGAGAATCACTTCCAGCGCCTATCGAAGACCTCAATATTTACGGGCCTAAAGGCGGTGAATCATTTTGGACGACCTGATATGTCAAGCTTTTTAAAATTCGTACAAAAGAAACATTCCTAT gtttcCAAAATTGGCGTTTTTTCATGCGGACCGCGTCCGCTCACGAAGAGCATAATGTCTGCTTGTGATGAGGTGAACAAAACGCGAAAGC